In one Elephas maximus indicus isolate mEleMax1 chromosome 9, mEleMax1 primary haplotype, whole genome shotgun sequence genomic region, the following are encoded:
- the LOC126082481 gene encoding olfactory receptor 1G1-like, with translation MSSWGVKRTVHPISMVVVEGSESDQHLQNSPLISLPYKEIRNRTSISDFFLLSFSEQLKHQSLLFGLFLGMYLITMLGNLLIIFAISSEPHLHTPMYFLLANLSFIDTCFTCTIVPKVLVNIQTQHYTISYTGCLMQMYFFMAFALLDDFLLTVMAYDRYVAICLPLHYTTIMGPKHCLLLVAASWLCSHCLAFSLIRLMSQFSFCASHSISHFFCDLPLLKLACSNTHIFQVMMFIETALSGVVPLTCVLTSYVHIIHTIFKVPSAGGKQKVFSTCGYHLTVVTLFYGTVFLVYFQPSSSYSPNTGIVASVIYTIVTPMLNPFIYSLRNKDMKRALWRLLGCGKCSAP, from the exons ATGTCTTCTTGGGGAGTCAAAAGGACAGTGCATCCAATCTCCATGGTAGTAGTGGAAGGGTCTGAGTCTGATCAGCATCTCCAG AATTCTCCTCTGATTTCTCTACCTTACAAGGAAATTAGAAACAGAACCAGCATCTCTGACTTCTTCCTTCTGAGCTTCTCCGAGCAGCTGAAGCATCAGTCTCTCCTGTTTGGGCTCTTCCTGGGCATGTACCTGATCACGATGTTGGGGAACCTTCTCATCATCTTTGCCATCAGTTCTGAGCCTcatctccacacccccatgtacttcctcTTGGCCAATCTGTCCTTCATTGATACCTGCTTCACCTGCACCATTGTCCCCAAGGTGTTAGTGAACATCCAGACACAGCATTACACCATCTCCTACACTGGGTGCCTGATGCAGATGTACTTCTTCATGGCATTCGCCCTGCTGGATGACTTTCTGTTGACGGTGATGgcatatgaccgctatgtggccatttgccttcctctccactaCACCACAATCATGGgaccgaaacactgcctgctGCTGGTGGCTGCATCTTGGCTCTGCTCCCACTGCCTGGCCTTCTCACTTATCCGCCTGATGTCTCAATTCTCCTTCTGTGCCTCCCATTCCATCTCACACTTTTTCTGTGATCTCCCGCTCCTCAAGCTTGCTTGTTCTAACACCCATATCTTTCAGGTTATGATGTTCATTGAAACAGCCCTCTCAGGTGTGGTCCCTCTTACCTGTGTCCTGACATCTTATGTCCACATCATCCACACCATCTTCAAGGTCCCCTCTGCTGGGGGGAAGCAAAAAGTCTTCTCTACCTGTGGCTATCACCTGACAGTGGTCACTCTCTTCTATGGAACCGTCTTTCTGGTCTATTTTCAGCCATCATCCTCCTACTCACCAAATACTGGAATAGTGGCATCTGTGATATACACAATAGTCacccccatgttgaatccctttatctacagcctgaggaacaaggacATGAAGAGGGCTTTATGGAGACTCCTTGGCTGTGGAAAATGCTCTGCTCCATAA